Proteins encoded by one window of Panicum virgatum strain AP13 chromosome 7N, P.virgatum_v5, whole genome shotgun sequence:
- the LOC120683301 gene encoding multiple organellar RNA editing factor 3, mitochondrial-like, translated as MAAASATRRSLTALLVSSSRALPRRLAPLAAAAASAHLAPWALLASRGAKAASSGGSGYSPLNDPSPNWSNRPPKETILLDGCDYEHWLIVMEFPTDPKPTEEEMVKAYVKTLTAVVGSEEEAKKKIYSVCTTTYTGFGALISEELSYKVKGLPGVLWVLPDSYLDVPNKDYGGDLFVDGNVIHRPQFRFTERQQVRSRPRPRYDRRRETVQVERRETMQRGPSTQQQRPPFPQEAAQNPQQGYGTMPPGVGK; from the exons ATGGCGGCCGCATCGGCCACCCGCCGCAGCCTCACCGCGCTCCTCGtctcctcctcccgcgcgctcccccgccgcctcgcccccctcgccgccgcagctgcctcAGCCCACCTCGCCCCGTGGGCGCTGCTCGCATCGCGCGGAGCCAAGGCCGCTTCGTCCGGTGGGTCCGGGTACTCGCCGCTGAACGACCCCTCGCCGAACTGGAGCAACCGCCCGCCCAAGGAGACGATCCTCCTCGACGGCTGCGACTACGAGCACTGGCTCATCGTCATGGAGTTCCCCACCGACCCCAAGCCAACCGAGGAGGAGATGGTCAAGGCCTACGTCAAGACCCTCACTGCCGTCGTCGGAAG TGAGGAGGAggcaaagaaaaaaatatactcGGTGTGCACTACAACATATACAGGATTTGGTGCATTAATTTCAGAGGAGTTATCATATAAAGTTAAAG GATTGCCGGGAGTTCTTTGGGTGTTACCTGATTCATATCTGGATGTTCCTAACAAGGATTACGGAG GTGACCTATTCGTAGATGGCAATGTCATACACAGACCTCAGTTCAGATTTACCGAGAGGCAGCAGGTGCGGAGTAGACCTCGTCCTCGCTACGACAGGCGACGGGAGACTGTCCAAGTCGAGCGAAGGGAAACAATGCAAAGAGGCCCTTCgacgcagcagcagaggccaccaTTTCCGCAGGAGGCCGCTCAGAATCCGCAGCAAGGCTATGGAACCATGCCGCCAGGAGTAGGAAAGTAA
- the LOC120680510 gene encoding auxin-responsive protein SAUR71-like produces the protein MTMKGLLRCVSTGACRVTPGAVAEPAPAWHGAVGKVPAGHVPVEVGAEGEETERFVVPAELLGRPPIAELLCRAAQEYGYARRGPLRIPCPAAAFRRLLGALAGAGAGDGGLAVAYLTVVV, from the coding sequence ATGACGATGAAGGGGCTGCTCCGGTGCGTGTCGACGGGGGCCTGCAGGGTGACGCCGGGCGCCGTGGccgagccggcgccggcgtggcaCGGGGCCGTGGGGAAGGTGCCGGCGGGGCACGTGCCGGTGGAGGTCGGCGCCGAGGGGGAGGAGACGGAGCGGTTCGTCGTCCCCGCCGAGCTGCTGGGCCGCCCGCCCATCGCCGAGCTGCTCTGCCGCGCCGCGCAGGAGTACGGCTACGCGCGCCGGGGGCCGCTGCGCATCCCGTGCCCCGCGGCCGccttccgccgcctcctcggcgcACTCGCCGGAGCGGGTGCCGGCGACGGTGGGCTCGCCGTCGCCTACCTCACCGTGGTCGTCTGA
- the LOC120683325 gene encoding auxin-responsive protein SAUR71-like: MKWKRKGCGFGRGGGREEMRERLIQHQQQDQEGGGGGGCVPRGCVAVVVGGEEEPEERVVVEVRALAQPCVRALLEMAEREFGYGQKGVLRIPCAADEFRRAVAADSHRCTTRRR; this comes from the coding sequence ATGAAGTGGAAGCGGAAGGGCTGCGGCTtcggcagaggcggcggcagggaggagATGCGGGAGCGGCTGatccagcaccagcagcaggaccaggagggaggcgggggaggagggtgCGTGCCGCGGGGGtgcgtggcggtggtggtgggcggggaggaggagccggaggagcgggtggtggtggaggtgcgcGCGCTGGCGCAGCCGTGCGTGCGGGCGCTGCTGGAGATGGCGGAGCGGGAGTTCGGGTACGGCCAGAAGGGCGTGCTGCggatcccctgcgccgccgacgagttccggcgcgccgtcgccgccgacagCCACCGGTGCACCACCAGGCGGCGGTAG